A window from Methanobacterium formicicum DSM 3637 encodes these proteins:
- a CDS encoding helix-turn-helix transcriptional regulator, giving the protein MLRINSKSTLESTEELEEVLKALANVNRLLLIYSLASGEVEKISVTQVSKNMGITQPAASQHLKVLKNANILIAHKEGNFIYYRFNRRSMEKHQKQIDFLFTCAFAKCSQLEKASCKHSEKKEE; this is encoded by the coding sequence ATGCTTAGGATTAATTCCAAGTCAACATTGGAGTCTACCGAAGAACTGGAGGAAGTGCTTAAAGCCCTGGCCAATGTCAACCGGTTGCTACTTATCTACTCCCTGGCCTCAGGGGAGGTGGAAAAAATCAGTGTAACCCAGGTATCAAAGAACATGGGCATAACTCAACCTGCAGCATCGCAGCATCTGAAAGTCCTGAAAAATGCCAATATACTCATTGCACACAAAGAGGGGAACTTCATCTACTACAGATTCAACAGACGCTCCATGGAAAAACACCAGAAGCAAATTGATTTTTTATTCACCTGTGCATTTGCCAAGTGTAGTCAGCTGGAAAAGGCCAGCTGCAAACATTCGGAAAAAAAGGAAGAATAA
- a CDS encoding YhbD family protein, with protein MEEELISKKELLELTQISYGQLYRWKRKNLIPEEWFIRKSTYTGQETFFPKEKIIDRIEKIKNMKGDISLDNLADMLSPNLMEIVMESQDLMKQNIVSKTTLDFYTAKKGETRKLDFETILFLYILDKMFDEGKINFDEGNMILNILEEYYPKFKAKSCELIFLRKLGISSCCLVSNVADIYFENSTKIIAKMKLTDLIEELKIKIV; from the coding sequence ATGGAAGAAGAGTTGATTTCCAAAAAAGAATTACTAGAATTAACCCAAATTTCCTATGGCCAGTTATACCGCTGGAAAAGGAAAAATTTAATCCCAGAGGAATGGTTTATCCGGAAATCTACCTACACCGGTCAGGAAACCTTTTTTCCAAAAGAGAAGATTATCGATAGAATCGAGAAAATAAAGAACATGAAAGGAGATATTTCCTTAGACAACCTGGCAGACATGTTATCCCCAAATCTAATGGAAATAGTAATGGAAAGTCAGGACCTGATGAAGCAGAACATTGTTTCAAAAACAACCCTTGATTTCTATACTGCAAAAAAAGGTGAAACCAGAAAGCTGGATTTTGAAACCATACTATTTCTTTACATCTTAGATAAAATGTTTGATGAAGGAAAAATCAATTTTGATGAAGGTAATATGATATTGAACATATTAGAAGAATATTATCCTAAATTTAAGGCAAAAAGCTGTGAATTAATATTTCTACGCAAACTGGGAATTTCCAGTTGCTGCCTGGTTTCAAATGTTGCTGATATCTACTTTGAAAACAGTACCAAAATCATTGCAAAAATGAAATTAACTGATTTAATCGAGGAGTTGAAGATTAAAATAGTTTAA
- a CDS encoding ABC transporter permease, which yields MSRISTDIKYSLKETFRDRMNIFWMFIFPIVLFLLFGYIFGGQSDTVTLYYHDNDGSSMSSNFIQTMGSTGAVQLKDGSGMNLEEMLKDGKITSYLIIPQGFGQNIQQSIGTTQQSIGTAGVNVYYDKSKPTSMAVVSVVQQVANGFNMKISGAHEVITVNSQEAATSGMNYFDFLLPGILAITIMSAAANMSVGTVARLRSTGVFRKLSTTPLTSKEWIASRITTWTILVILSLAVALLLATFAFNIHPQINVVSVLLIVVGTALFAGFGILVANFVKNEESAMNAVGVITFPLMFVSGTLIPVDNMPWFLQYLAKISPLTYLSEGLRSSMITGNTGDAVTDLAIVAALGIVLFGLGTATFSWKED from the coding sequence ATGTCACGGATCAGCACCGATATTAAGTACAGTCTGAAAGAGACATTCCGGGACAGGATGAATATTTTCTGGATGTTCATCTTCCCCATAGTGCTTTTCCTTTTATTTGGATACATATTTGGAGGTCAATCTGACACAGTTACCCTTTATTATCATGATAACGATGGTTCATCCATGTCCAGTAATTTTATCCAGACCATGGGATCTACCGGGGCAGTCCAGCTAAAAGATGGTTCAGGGATGAATCTGGAAGAGATGCTGAAAGATGGGAAGATCACATCGTACCTGATTATACCCCAGGGTTTTGGTCAGAATATTCAACAATCCATAGGCACTACTCAGCAGTCCATAGGCACTGCTGGGGTTAATGTGTACTATGATAAGTCTAAACCAACTTCCATGGCCGTGGTTTCAGTGGTTCAGCAGGTGGCCAATGGTTTCAACATGAAAATTTCCGGTGCCCATGAAGTCATCACCGTGAACTCCCAGGAAGCTGCTACTTCTGGTATGAACTACTTTGATTTCCTTCTTCCAGGAATACTGGCCATTACCATCATGTCTGCAGCAGCAAATATGTCTGTGGGGACAGTGGCCAGGTTACGTAGCACTGGAGTGTTCAGGAAACTTTCAACCACACCCTTAACCAGTAAAGAATGGATTGCTTCCAGAATCACCACCTGGACCATACTGGTGATCTTATCGCTGGCAGTGGCCCTATTACTGGCAACATTTGCATTTAACATTCACCCCCAGATCAACGTAGTGAGCGTGCTGTTAATAGTTGTTGGAACTGCACTCTTCGCCGGATTTGGAATACTGGTTGCTAACTTTGTGAAAAATGAAGAATCAGCCATGAATGCCGTGGGAGTAATCACTTTCCCCCTTATGTTTGTCTCCGGGACCCTGATACCAGTGGATAACATGCCCTGGTTCCTACAGTACCTGGCCAAGATATCCCCTCTAACCTACCTGAGCGAGGGCCTCAGAAGTTCCATGATAACTGGAAATACAGGGGATGCGGTAACCGACCTGGCCATAGTTGCAGCACTGGGAATAGTACTCTTTGGTCTGGGTACAGCAACCTTTAGCTGGAAAGAGGATTAA
- the lon gene encoding endopeptidase La, whose protein sequence is MTEINANEELPVLVLPDMVLLHETNMNLKISRKMGREIHDRVRDHDYFGIAVATKEGLPARFYSESDIYHTGTLVKIENATEMRDFYHLKVEIIERAEIDELIKDGLSYQAKYHLIPDIDDLDKDNQAEILKHVRYLVSEISENFKESKAYAEQINKMDDVGKVIASLFPYMRLSLEEKQDFLETRSLKDKSLKFLDILLEQKESIQFQMEMAAKLNEEMNKKHRENLLKEQLRVIQDELSESEGTHKKDYRELIEEANMPEEVKEVALEEVNKLERQGPNSTEENVIRNYLDLLTSLPWGESQVKDIDIESARELLNQQHYGLDKVKDRIIQHLTVMKLKKNKQGSILLLVGPPGTGKTSLGKSIAEALQREYVRISLGGVKDESEIRGHRRTYVGALPGRIIQGMKRAGTRNPVFIMDEVDKLMASYNGDPASALLEVLDPEQNNTFSDHYLEVPYDLSEVFFIATANSLKGIPGPLRDRMEIIEIGSYTSHEKFHIARNHLVDEVLEDNGLDETQIQFEDEAIKTIIEKYTREAGVRGLKRQLATVARVASEKIVLGTVDLPYVVKEDMLYDLLGHELIQINMAGKHNPPGVVTGLAWTPVGGDILFIEGAFMPGTGKLLLTGQLGDVMKESAKISQSLIRSRLAFNLKSVEFDKQDLHIHVPSGAIPKDGPSAGVALLTTIASLVTGQTVDPKLAMTGEISLRGAVLPVGGIKEKVLAAHRAGIERVILPEENLKDLDDVPDDVKEEMEFIPVKTVEDVIGETIGIELPKPLLLDMSTDTLTGGAGT, encoded by the coding sequence ATGACCGAAATAAACGCAAATGAAGAATTACCTGTGTTAGTTTTACCAGATATGGTTTTATTACACGAAACTAACATGAACCTTAAAATAAGTAGAAAAATGGGGAGGGAAATACACGACCGTGTTCGTGATCATGATTACTTTGGTATAGCCGTAGCAACCAAGGAGGGGTTACCTGCCCGGTTTTACTCAGAATCTGACATTTACCACACAGGAACCCTGGTAAAAATCGAAAACGCCACTGAAATGAGGGACTTTTACCACCTTAAAGTGGAAATCATAGAAAGAGCAGAAATTGACGAACTCATCAAGGATGGTCTAAGTTACCAGGCTAAATACCATTTAATACCAGATATTGATGATTTAGATAAGGATAACCAGGCAGAAATCTTAAAACACGTACGCTACCTGGTCTCAGAGATCAGTGAAAACTTCAAAGAATCCAAGGCCTACGCAGAGCAAATCAATAAAATGGACGACGTGGGTAAGGTAATAGCCAGCCTATTCCCCTACATGAGACTATCCCTGGAAGAAAAACAGGACTTCCTGGAGACACGCTCACTGAAAGATAAAAGCTTAAAATTCCTGGACATCCTACTGGAGCAGAAAGAGTCCATCCAGTTCCAGATGGAAATGGCCGCCAAACTAAACGAGGAAATGAACAAAAAACACCGGGAAAACCTCCTGAAAGAGCAGCTCAGGGTGATACAGGATGAACTCTCTGAATCTGAAGGAACCCATAAAAAGGATTACCGGGAGTTAATCGAAGAAGCAAACATGCCTGAAGAGGTGAAAGAGGTTGCCCTGGAAGAAGTGAACAAACTGGAACGCCAGGGACCCAACAGCACTGAAGAAAACGTCATCCGAAACTACCTGGACCTTTTAACCAGTCTCCCCTGGGGTGAAAGCCAGGTTAAGGATATTGATATTGAATCAGCCAGAGAACTCTTAAACCAGCAACATTACGGTCTGGACAAAGTCAAAGACAGGATCATCCAGCACCTGACAGTGATGAAACTCAAAAAGAACAAACAGGGCTCCATACTCCTCCTGGTAGGACCACCCGGAACCGGTAAAACCAGCCTGGGAAAGAGCATTGCCGAAGCACTACAGCGTGAATACGTACGTATCAGCCTGGGTGGTGTGAAGGATGAATCTGAAATCAGGGGTCACAGAAGAACCTATGTAGGAGCACTACCTGGTCGAATAATCCAGGGAATGAAACGAGCCGGTACTCGAAACCCGGTGTTCATCATGGATGAAGTGGATAAACTAATGGCATCTTACAATGGAGACCCAGCCAGTGCCCTCCTGGAGGTGTTGGACCCTGAACAGAACAACACCTTCTCTGACCACTACCTGGAAGTACCCTACGATCTATCCGAAGTGTTCTTCATAGCAACTGCCAACTCCCTCAAGGGAATACCCGGCCCATTAAGGGACCGTATGGAAATCATAGAAATAGGCAGTTACACCAGCCATGAAAAATTCCACATAGCCCGAAACCACCTGGTTGATGAGGTCTTGGAAGACAACGGCCTGGATGAGACTCAGATACAGTTTGAAGATGAGGCCATAAAAACCATCATTGAAAAGTACACCCGGGAAGCAGGAGTAAGGGGACTTAAACGTCAGCTGGCAACTGTGGCCAGGGTGGCCTCAGAAAAAATCGTACTGGGAACTGTAGACCTGCCTTACGTGGTTAAAGAGGACATGCTCTACGATCTTCTGGGCCATGAACTCATACAGATCAACATGGCTGGGAAACACAACCCACCCGGAGTGGTAACTGGCCTGGCCTGGACACCAGTTGGTGGAGACATACTGTTCATTGAAGGAGCATTCATGCCCGGAACCGGGAAACTACTCCTCACCGGACAGTTAGGTGATGTGATGAAGGAATCCGCCAAGATATCCCAGAGCCTCATACGCTCCAGACTGGCCTTCAACCTGAAGAGTGTAGAATTCGACAAACAGGACCTGCACATACACGTACCATCCGGGGCCATACCCAAGGACGGACCATCAGCAGGTGTGGCATTACTGACCACCATAGCCTCCCTGGTCACTGGACAGACTGTGGACCCCAAACTGGCAATGACCGGTGAAATCTCCCTCCGAGGAGCAGTACTGCCAGTGGGTGGTATCAAAGAGAAGGTATTAGCCGCCCACCGTGCTGGAATAGAAAGGGTTATTCTGCCTGAAGAAAACCTTAAAGACCTGGATGATGTTCCAGATGATGTTAAGGAAGAAATGGAATTCATACCAGTTAAAACAGTGGAAGATGTTATAGGGGAAACCATTGGCATTGAACTACCAAAACCTTTGCTTCTGGACATGTCCACTGACACCTTAACTGGTGGAGCAGGCACTTAA
- a CDS encoding lipopolysaccharide assembly protein LapB — protein MEFEPHNPDAHLLRGAVYVDVGDLNLALKDYNKALEYNPENVGLFFDKGTVLFYLGEYDKAIHSYEKFLSREPRDVDALYFNGLAYHFLGKNKTAQKLIDEALTLIEKSDDLYPDLCNAKGEILFDLESYPDAIDYFNKAVESDPASFIALYNTGRAFYEMGELKYALKYIEDALKIEPKEWDVLNYKGLILMDMGVNEDAIECFDKIIKLHPIYFPAWYNKGVALKQLGRTEEALDHFDQAIKLLLDKKPGMTRGMCLKSSK, from the coding sequence TTGGAATTTGAACCCCATAACCCTGATGCCCATCTATTAAGGGGAGCAGTGTACGTTGATGTTGGTGACCTGAACCTGGCTTTGAAGGATTATAATAAAGCTTTAGAATACAATCCTGAAAATGTTGGATTATTTTTTGATAAAGGAACAGTTTTATTCTATTTGGGTGAGTATGATAAGGCCATACACTCCTATGAAAAATTTCTATCTCGAGAACCCCGTGATGTGGATGCACTCTATTTCAATGGGTTGGCTTACCATTTTCTGGGGAAAAATAAAACCGCTCAGAAATTAATTGATGAAGCATTGACTTTGATTGAAAAATCTGATGATCTGTACCCTGATCTGTGTAATGCTAAGGGAGAAATACTTTTTGATCTTGAAAGTTACCCGGATGCAATTGATTATTTCAACAAAGCTGTAGAATCAGATCCTGCTTCCTTTATTGCTCTCTACAATACTGGGAGGGCATTCTATGAAATGGGAGAACTAAAATATGCCCTCAAGTACATTGAAGATGCCTTAAAAATAGAGCCTAAAGAGTGGGATGTACTGAATTATAAGGGCCTTATACTGATGGATATGGGTGTTAATGAAGATGCTATTGAATGTTTTGATAAAATTATAAAACTGCACCCTATTTACTTCCCTGCATGGTATAATAAAGGAGTGGCTCTTAAACAGCTTGGAAGAACTGAAGAAGCTTTAGATCACTTTGATCAGGCTATAAAACTCCTTCTTGATAAAAAACCAGGTATGACTCGGGGGATGTGTTTGAAAAGTTCCAAATGA
- a CDS encoding polymer-forming cytoskeletal protein: MEIVSDLRINGHGSASGGKYNSVNINGSGKIDGDLECIYLKINGQCNLNGNVTTDQLRVNGNNSIKGNLEVNKMKINGTTDIKGNLSAEKAETYGSISVVGDCNAEFLKIEGTFGIDGLLNADELELRLHGSSRAGEIGGSKITIKRKGKYDIFGLKGMIMPFGAGKELNTETIEGDEIYLENTQAKVVRGDTIELGPGCKIELVEYNSSFKMHNESSVAEQRKI; encoded by the coding sequence ATGGAAATCGTGAGTGATTTGAGAATTAATGGTCATGGAAGTGCAAGTGGCGGTAAATATAATTCTGTAAACATTAACGGAAGTGGAAAGATAGACGGTGATCTTGAGTGTATATATCTGAAAATAAATGGACAATGCAACTTAAATGGAAATGTTACGACAGATCAATTGAGAGTGAATGGTAATAATTCCATTAAAGGTAATTTAGAAGTAAATAAGATGAAAATTAATGGAACTACTGATATTAAAGGTAATTTATCCGCAGAAAAGGCGGAAACCTATGGTAGTATCAGTGTTGTGGGAGATTGCAATGCTGAATTTTTAAAGATCGAGGGAACTTTTGGAATTGACGGGCTGTTAAATGCCGATGAACTGGAACTCAGGTTACACGGATCATCCCGAGCCGGTGAAATTGGTGGTTCAAAGATCACAATTAAAAGAAAAGGAAAATATGACATATTTGGCCTCAAAGGCATGATCATGCCCTTTGGAGCAGGAAAAGAACTGAACACTGAAACCATTGAAGGAGATGAAATTTACCTTGAAAATACCCAGGCCAAAGTGGTAAGGGGCGATACAATCGAACTGGGTCCAGGATGCAAAATAGAACTGGTAGAATATAACAGCAGCTTTAAAATGCACAATGAATCTTCAGTGGCAGAACAAAGGAAAATTTGA
- a CDS encoding glutamate--cysteine ligase: protein MSWDFSEISKSFLNDDKGKLLVEGNFGLEKECQRVLSTGDLALTPHPQVFGNKTKNPRITNDFSESQIEMITKPFNCAEEVYDSLKTINFEVENGIGDELLWPLSMPPNLPDEEKIPIASFPDCENGKDMEIYRNGLALRYGKKMQMISGIHYNFSFGNEMINYLYEKFGNQKDKRLFIDEIHFGLARNFLRYSWILIYLFGASPFCHSSYYPVIKKELMLIQKCCPDPENIIENCLQYATSLRVSRFGYSNSLKNENIYFNSLKEYSTKIHRMLSTEDEEYSKLGIYRNGSQIQLNGNVLQKESEFYSLIRLKQPIRNGETPLDALEKRGVKYVEVRILDLNPFHKLGLNIDQMHFLHVFLHFCLFEQSPPITDQEHDLINLNHHLVSLIGRKKDLILKQYDGNKISLKSWGEEIFEKLKKIAELMDSSTKNNKYGACVETEHQKLLDMSLLPSEMMNQEMRENNENFLEFGIKYAKNNAK, encoded by the coding sequence ATGAGCTGGGACTTTTCAGAAATATCAAAGTCTTTTTTAAACGATGACAAAGGAAAATTATTGGTAGAAGGTAATTTTGGTCTGGAAAAAGAGTGTCAGAGGGTTCTTTCAACTGGTGATCTTGCTTTAACTCCTCATCCTCAGGTATTCGGGAATAAAACCAAAAATCCCCGTATTACCAATGACTTTTCTGAAAGTCAGATTGAAATGATAACTAAACCCTTCAATTGCGCAGAAGAAGTGTATGATTCCTTAAAAACAATAAACTTTGAAGTCGAAAATGGCATTGGTGATGAACTATTATGGCCACTCAGTATGCCTCCAAATCTTCCAGATGAAGAAAAAATTCCCATTGCATCATTTCCGGATTGTGAAAATGGAAAAGATATGGAAATATATAGAAATGGCTTAGCACTGCGATATGGTAAAAAAATGCAGATGATATCAGGAATTCATTATAATTTTTCTTTTGGCAATGAAATGATCAACTATTTATATGAAAAATTTGGAAATCAGAAGGATAAACGTTTGTTCATTGATGAAATACATTTTGGGCTGGCAAGAAACTTTCTACGCTACAGCTGGATATTAATTTACCTTTTTGGAGCATCACCATTCTGCCATTCCAGTTATTATCCAGTTATAAAAAAGGAACTAATGCTCATTCAAAAATGCTGTCCTGATCCTGAAAATATCATTGAAAACTGCCTCCAATATGCAACATCTCTACGTGTAAGTAGATTTGGCTATTCAAACAGCCTTAAAAATGAAAACATATACTTCAATAGTTTAAAGGAGTATTCCACAAAGATTCACAGGATGCTGTCAACTGAGGATGAAGAATATTCAAAACTGGGGATTTATAGAAACGGTTCTCAAATACAACTCAATGGAAACGTTCTACAGAAGGAAAGTGAATTTTATTCTTTAATTCGATTAAAACAACCCATTCGTAACGGGGAAACTCCACTGGATGCACTGGAAAAAAGGGGTGTTAAATACGTGGAAGTCAGAATTTTAGATTTAAACCCTTTCCATAAACTGGGTTTAAACATAGACCAGATGCATTTCCTCCATGTTTTCCTGCACTTTTGCCTGTTTGAACAAAGCCCTCCCATAACTGACCAGGAACATGACCTGATAAACTTAAATCACCATTTAGTGTCACTTATTGGAAGAAAAAAAGATTTAATCCTCAAACAGTACGATGGTAACAAAATTAGTCTCAAATCATGGGGAGAGGAAATATTTGAAAAGCTTAAAAAGATAGCTGAACTGATGGACAGCAGCACTAAAAATAATAAATATGGAGCATGCGTGGAAACTGAACACCAAAAACTTCTTGATATGTCCCTATTGCCATCTGAAATGATGAATCAGGAAATGAGAGAAAATAATGAAAATTTTTTAGAATTTGGAATAAAATATGCTAAAAATAATGCTAAATAG
- a CDS encoding ABC transporter ATP-binding protein, with protein MNLQWQNKGKFDNMTNNVIEVRSLVKKYGDFIAVNDISFSIEKGEIFAFLGPNGAGKTTTVEMMECLKNLTAGTITILGFDIKKDEMEVKKRIGVLPQDFNAFEWLTVYENIDYFGQMYPTHTNVDDLIEMLSLIDKRNTLFKDLSGGLKQRVGIAIALVNDPEIVFLDEPTTGLDPKARRDVWDAIKALKTKGKTVFLTTHYMDEAHYLADRVNVLHNGQIIAEGTPEDLINHHGGGNTLIIRECEEIAKNELIEAIPESKIEGNNVFIKLAEENGTKCMSKALSIINRNELACEEIYVKKATLEDVFLNLTGDKLSEGGK; from the coding sequence ATGAATCTTCAGTGGCAGAACAAAGGAAAATTTGATAACATGACTAATAACGTGATTGAAGTTAGATCTCTGGTTAAAAAATACGGGGATTTCATAGCAGTAAATGACATATCTTTCAGTATTGAAAAAGGGGAGATATTCGCCTTTCTTGGACCTAATGGTGCAGGTAAAACCACCACTGTTGAAATGATGGAATGCCTGAAAAATTTAACAGCAGGAACCATTACCATCCTGGGATTTGACATTAAAAAAGATGAGATGGAAGTTAAAAAAAGAATTGGTGTGCTTCCACAGGATTTTAATGCATTTGAATGGTTAACAGTTTATGAAAACATCGATTATTTTGGCCAGATGTACCCTACCCATACCAACGTGGATGATCTAATTGAAATGTTGAGCCTGATTGATAAAAGAAACACCCTGTTTAAAGATCTCTCCGGAGGCCTGAAACAACGGGTGGGAATTGCCATAGCCCTGGTAAATGATCCGGAAATAGTCTTCCTTGATGAACCCACTACCGGCCTTGATCCCAAGGCCCGGCGTGATGTGTGGGATGCAATAAAAGCCTTGAAAACGAAGGGAAAGACAGTATTTCTCACCACCCATTACATGGATGAAGCCCATTACCTGGCAGACCGGGTGAACGTGCTGCACAATGGTCAGATAATTGCAGAAGGAACACCAGAAGACTTAATTAACCACCATGGTGGTGGTAACACCCTCATAATCAGGGAATGCGAGGAAATTGCCAAAAATGAATTAATCGAGGCCATTCCTGAGTCTAAAATTGAGGGGAACAATGTTTTTATAAAATTAGCTGAAGAAAATGGGACAAAATGTATGTCAAAGGCCTTATCTATTATTAATCGAAATGAACTTGCATGTGAAGAAATTTATGTTAAAAAAGCAACTTTGGAAGATGTATTCTTGAATTTAACTGGTGATAAACTCTCAGAAGGGGGTAAATAA
- a CDS encoding polymer-forming cytoskeletal protein: MEKRKDLKIYGSGISSGGEFNRISIMGEGIIHGDVECSNLKVYGEGQLDGSVKSADYVSIKGETIVKGDLNAQKVKVQGEFEVSGDLLVDEAKIQGSILVGKDFNTEILNLEGGFTIEGMLNGDILRINLYWPSKVNEIGGSDITVKKSGKLSFLGIKNKIMSEGKNELTADVIEGDNIYLENTTARVVRGNNITIGSGCKIEMVEYKENFKTDGKSEVGMDKKI, translated from the coding sequence ATGGAAAAAAGGAAAGACCTGAAGATTTACGGGTCTGGAATTTCAAGCGGCGGTGAATTTAACCGGATAAGTATAATGGGTGAAGGCATAATCCACGGAGACGTGGAATGCTCTAACCTTAAAGTGTATGGGGAAGGCCAGCTGGACGGCAGTGTAAAATCTGCGGATTACGTAAGCATAAAGGGTGAAACAATCGTTAAAGGCGATTTAAATGCACAAAAAGTTAAAGTCCAGGGAGAATTTGAAGTCAGTGGAGATTTACTGGTGGATGAAGCCAAAATCCAGGGAAGTATACTGGTAGGAAAAGATTTTAATACTGAAATCTTGAATTTAGAAGGTGGTTTCACAATTGAGGGAATGCTCAATGGAGATATATTAAGAATAAACCTGTACTGGCCCAGTAAAGTGAATGAAATAGGTGGTTCTGATATTACAGTTAAAAAAAGCGGGAAGCTGAGTTTTTTAGGTATTAAAAATAAAATAATGTCTGAGGGGAAAAATGAACTCACTGCAGATGTAATTGAAGGAGATAATATTTATCTTGAAAATACCACTGCAAGGGTAGTGCGAGGAAACAACATAACCATAGGATCAGGTTGTAAGATTGAAATGGTTGAATATAAAGAAAATTTCAAGACAGATGGAAAATCTGAGGTTGGAATGGATAAAAAAATATGA